A genome region from Rickettsiales endosymbiont of Stachyamoeba lipophora includes the following:
- a CDS encoding autotransporter domain-containing protein, whose amino-acid sequence MTKGTHNSTSDFGGQTLNTAIGSFTTSHTLAFDSSWGITDHFLIDTTGYSFNASSEGNQAFATHTPNTAAIWAREGFTNWGHIGTSTVPLNHLSLAGTNKSFSPQRTLNLATDLVLDGSMDTGNSCLNCQVLFGPENGASNSYMNNIKGRVAVDGTALIIRQNSGVNLAPSQYAINNLGVTNTTIEAKSLEIRRTTDPNYGFLNLTGSIKLYDQLHLWTWIATDLSPRLTISSNLTAGRIINSHADKGKIIFTGASTATITNAMGAKIEQVSITHNSGTTTFNQAINALSVGIDGVGRLIMQQGANLGATGTNNVNFSQDGTAEISNGYNLTGGVLAASNNIGSFIMKGGSVSQSIGNATNKIKLFEAAENGNTTVTGNLYATNTIIKADNSLIVNGANIESNITSNTDNTGTLTLSGAAATTVTGNIGTSGAALKTVTGGTGFNTTYDGNIFAQTINSGANVSNFNGNISGNLNFTADGTANMAGSTLTGTVTTNTANTGVFNLIESSTITDNIGATNRLKLITTGAVTKTNILNGTVASSNITHGSGTSTFNNHVTITGGNISFTGDGIINLSDTTIDSAIDTVTISTGTLNVTGHGTVTGTIGAINALKLITAGNATKIANFSNAVTADTINIDAGTANFNGNVTGTLNFSADGIAEISNGYNLTGGVLAASNNIGSFVMKGGNLSQSIGDATNKIKLFEAAENGNTTVTGNLYATNTIIKADNSLIVNGANIDSDITSNTDNTGTLTLSGAATTVTGNIGASGAALKTVTGGTGFNTTYDGNIFAQTINSGANVSNFNGNISGNLNFTADGTANIAPSKNIAGIVTTTDNNATLNFLGATNINNDIAANGARLKHLELTGDTNLNANIYAYNTNITSTATLNSLGARTIENNVNLSGNLALGSTSSDLLTIDGNLDAANTAAAQIKSCIGATTTTSLGRLKVTGDLTLRKNATIMIDRANPNLLITGNYDLLEVDGNVLDNSANNISLADLKNNYITLNNLGQYMIDAVTKNANIYSITISAAPSNFTSVTTNTYSVSSSAQILDNVYSKLISDTAYRSSVDNSFIEKIEMAAAYTGEALSNFVNKVAINTTDRTIGAIKDISTNIFNVVSTRLENNLGNNNFNIANNFISTAKYNFNSRSFEEDSFFSSAKLSSANQYLQNAGIWVQSINHYVKQTENHGDSGYRERGEVKIFGYDRNVNEHTLLGIAIATSRTNTHFKNLKLGDKLYTRANQMNLYGSHLTDKVKLDLVASYGYAVAETLTQKPFNEIAKGKYRVKNYALSGKASFIAYSRNDYKLMPSLGINYQLLDQPAYSETASSFGRSYDKKTTDIGAVTLGTKLQLSKYQTNSLDLIPSINLAYKRDLTSTQSSSTSYLTNAGELFKETLRSAKTAKDTYTIAASLDIHDRHNLKFNLTTSTDLKNKYRNSSLILKLRYEF is encoded by the coding sequence ATGACTAAAGGTACTCATAACAGCACTTCTGATTTTGGTGGTCAAACCTTAAATACAGCAATAGGCTCATTTACTACTAGCCATACGCTAGCTTTTGATTCAAGCTGGGGAATTACAGATCATTTCTTAATTGATACTACCGGTTATTCGTTCAATGCTAGCTCTGAAGGTAACCAAGCATTTGCTACCCATACTCCTAATACTGCAGCTATCTGGGCTAGGGAAGGTTTTACCAATTGGGGACACATAGGCACTTCTACAGTTCCTTTAAATCATCTGTCACTAGCTGGTACTAATAAATCTTTTAGTCCACAGAGAACTTTAAACCTGGCAACAGATTTAGTATTAGACGGTAGTATGGATACCGGTAATAGCTGCCTTAACTGCCAAGTTCTCTTCGGTCCAGAGAATGGGGCATCAAATTCTTATATGAACAATATAAAAGGAAGAGTGGCTGTAGATGGAACTGCCTTGATTATTAGACAAAATAGTGGGGTTAATTTAGCTCCTTCACAATATGCAATAAATAATTTAGGTGTAACCAACACAACAATAGAAGCAAAGTCATTGGAGATCCGTAGAACAACCGATCCTAATTATGGCTTTTTAAATTTAACAGGTAGCATAAAATTATACGACCAATTACATCTTTGGACATGGATCGCAACTGATCTTAGTCCGAGGCTTACCATTTCTTCCAATTTAACTGCAGGCAGAATAATCAATTCTCATGCAGATAAAGGAAAGATCATTTTTACAGGAGCATCTACAGCCACCATAACCAATGCCATGGGTGCTAAAATAGAACAAGTAAGTATAACCCATAATAGCGGCACTACAACTTTTAACCAAGCGATAAATGCACTATCCGTGGGGATTGATGGTGTTGGTAGGCTTATAATGCAGCAAGGTGCCAATTTAGGTGCAACTGGTACTAATAACGTTAATTTTAGCCAAGACGGTACCGCCGAAATAAGCAATGGTTATAATCTAACCGGCGGAGTTCTGGCTGCAAGTAACAATATCGGCTCATTTATTATGAAAGGCGGCAGTGTTAGTCAAAGCATCGGTAATGCTACTAATAAAATTAAACTATTTGAAGCAGCAGAAAATGGCAATACTACCGTTACCGGAAATTTATATGCAACAAATACTATTATTAAAGCTGATAACAGCTTGATTGTAAACGGAGCAAATATTGAGAGTAACATTACTAGCAATACTGATAATACAGGCACCTTAACCTTAAGCGGAGCTGCTGCCACCACGGTAACTGGTAACATTGGAACAAGTGGGGCTGCTTTAAAAACCGTAACCGGTGGTACAGGGTTTAATACTACCTATGATGGTAATATATTTGCTCAAACTATTAATAGCGGCGCTAATGTTTCCAATTTTAATGGTAATATTAGCGGTAATCTTAATTTTACTGCCGATGGTACGGCCAACATGGCAGGATCTACATTAACAGGAACTGTAACTACTAATACTGCCAATACCGGCGTATTTAATCTAATTGAATCATCTACTATTACCGATAACATAGGGGCTACTAATCGGCTCAAGTTAATCACAACCGGCGCTGTTACTAAAACTAATATATTGAATGGTACAGTAGCCAGCTCTAACATAACTCACGGGTCAGGCACTTCTACTTTTAACAACCATGTTACTATCACGGGTGGTAATATTAGCTTTACGGGTGATGGTATTATTAATCTAAGTGATACTACCATTGATAGCGCTATTGATACTGTTACTATAAGCACTGGTACTCTTAATGTAACAGGTCATGGCACAGTTACCGGCACTATCGGTGCTATTAATGCTTTAAAGCTTATAACCGCAGGAAATGCTACTAAAATTGCTAATTTTAGCAACGCAGTTACTGCAGATACAATAAATATTGACGCAGGTACTGCTAACTTTAATGGTAACGTTACAGGCACCCTGAATTTTAGCGCTGACGGTATCGCCGAAATAAGCAATGGTTATAATCTAACCGGCGGAGTTCTGGCTGCAAGTAACAATATCGGCTCATTTGTTATGAAGGGTGGCAATCTTAGTCAAAGCATCGGTGATGCTACTAACAAAATTAAACTATTTGAAGCAGCAGAAAATGGCAATACTACCGTTACCGGAAATTTATATGCAACAAATACTATTATCAAAGCTGATAACAGCTTGATTGTAAACGGAGCAAATATTGATAGTGACATTACTAGCAATACTGATAATACAGGTACCTTAACCTTAAGCGGAGCTGCCACCACGGTAACTGGTAACATTGGAGCAAGTGGGGCTGCTTTAAAAACCGTAACCGGTGGTACAGGGTTTAATACTACCTATGATGGTAATATATTTGCTCAAACTATTAATAGCGGCGCTAATGTTTCCAATTTTAATGGTAATATTAGCGGTAATCTTAATTTTACTGCCGATGGTACAGCTAATATTGCACCAAGTAAAAATATAGCTGGCATAGTTACTACTACCGATAATAATGCTACTTTGAACTTCTTAGGAGCAACTAACATCAACAATGATATTGCCGCTAACGGGGCTCGACTTAAGCATCTGGAATTAACAGGAGATACAAACCTAAACGCCAATATTTATGCCTATAATACCAATATTACTTCAACTGCCACTTTAAACAGTTTGGGTGCTAGAACTATCGAGAATAATGTGAATTTAAGCGGTAATTTAGCTTTAGGCAGCACCAGTTCTGATCTACTTACTATTGATGGTAATCTAGATGCAGCTAATACTGCCGCGGCTCAAATCAAAAGCTGTATTGGAGCTACAACTACCACCAGCTTAGGTAGGCTTAAAGTGACGGGAGATCTCACTTTAAGAAAGAACGCAACAATCATGATTGATCGTGCTAATCCTAACCTGCTTATCACCGGTAATTATGATTTACTCGAGGTAGATGGTAACGTGCTAGATAATAGCGCTAATAACATTTCTTTAGCTGATCTTAAAAATAATTATATTACCCTCAATAATTTAGGCCAATATATGATCGATGCAGTAACTAAAAATGCTAACATCTATAGCATTACCATTAGCGCTGCCCCTAGTAACTTTACTAGTGTAACTACTAATACTTACTCAGTCAGCTCTTCTGCTCAAATATTAGATAATGTCTATAGCAAATTAATTAGTGATACAGCTTACCGCTCATCCGTTGATAATAGTTTTATTGAAAAAATTGAAATGGCTGCTGCTTATACCGGCGAGGCCTTAAGCAATTTTGTCAATAAAGTTGCTATTAATACTACCGATAGAACCATAGGCGCTATCAAAGATATCAGCACCAACATATTTAATGTAGTTTCTACCAGGCTGGAAAATAATCTTGGTAATAACAATTTTAATATAGCTAACAATTTTATAAGCACTGCTAAATATAACTTCAACAGCCGCTCTTTTGAAGAGGATAGTTTCTTTAGCTCTGCTAAGCTTAGCAGTGCTAATCAATATCTTCAGAATGCAGGAATCTGGGTACAAAGCATTAATCACTATGTTAAGCAAACTGAAAACCATGGTGACAGTGGTTATCGGGAACGGGGTGAGGTAAAAATATTTGGTTATGACCGCAATGTTAATGAACATACTTTATTAGGTATCGCCATAGCTACCAGCAGAACCAACACTCACTTTAAAAATCTCAAACTAGGCGATAAGCTTTATACCAGGGCCAATCAAATGAATCTTTACGGCTCTCATTTAACAGATAAAGTTAAACTTGATTTAGTAGCTTCTTATGGTTATGCCGTCGCTGAAACCTTAACCCAAAAGCCATTTAATGAAATAGCCAAAGGCAAATATAGAGTGAAAAATTATGCACTGAGCGGCAAAGCAAGCTTTATTGCGTACAGCCGTAATGATTATAAGTTGATGCCAAGCTTAGGCATAAACTACCAACTGCTTGACCAACCGGCTTACAGTGAAACAGCTAGCAGCTTTGGCAGAAGTTATGATAAAAAAACTACCGATATAGGTGCAGTAACTTTAGGCACTAAATTACAGCTTAGCAAATATCAAACCAACAGCTTAGATCTAATTCCATCTATTAACCTGGCCTATAAACGTGATCTTACCAGCACTCAATCTAGCAGCACTTCATACCTTACCAATGCCGGTGAATTGTTTAAAGAAACCCTAAGATCTGCTAAGACTGCTAAAGATACTTATACCATCGCCGCTTCTTTAGATATTCATGATCGTCATAATCTTAAGTTTAACCTTACCACCTCTACTGATCTTAAAAATAAATACCGTAACTCTTCCCTTATCCTTAAACTTAGATATGAGTTTTAG
- the mnmA gene encoding tRNA 2-thiouridine(34) synthase MnmA codes for MFYSFNFNLSKSPQDTKVVVAMSGGVDSSTVAALLHELGYQVIGITLQLYDLGITLEKKGACCAGQDIYDAKMVADTIGFPHYVLNYESLFKESVINDFTESYLRGETPIPCVKCNQSVKFRDLLKVAKDLGADALATGHYIQKEYINNQPNLKRALDHSKDQSYFLFATTKEQLDFTYFPLGHLTKEETRIHAKRFNLITADKPDSQDICFVPNGDYANVIRKSRPEAFNPGNIVDTNGNIIAKHNGIVNYTIGQRRGLGIGGNERPLYVVKIDPNNNEVIVGPEEFLSKTTFTIRDINWIGEQDFANQPEFNAFIKLRSTHKGAFANIKPTSEFSAEVKLFSPERAITPGQACVFYDNDLVLGGGWINRN; via the coding sequence ATGTTTTATTCTTTCAATTTTAATCTATCTAAATCTCCTCAAGACACTAAAGTAGTAGTTGCTATGTCAGGTGGTGTGGATAGCTCTACAGTAGCTGCATTACTTCATGAACTAGGCTATCAAGTGATTGGTATCACTCTACAATTATACGATTTAGGCATAACTCTTGAAAAAAAAGGGGCATGTTGTGCTGGGCAAGATATTTATGATGCGAAGATGGTGGCTGATACTATAGGTTTCCCTCATTATGTCTTAAATTACGAAAGCCTTTTTAAAGAATCAGTAATTAATGATTTTACCGAAAGTTACTTAAGAGGTGAAACTCCAATTCCTTGTGTTAAATGTAACCAATCAGTCAAATTCCGTGATTTACTTAAAGTGGCTAAAGATTTAGGAGCAGATGCACTTGCTACCGGCCATTATATTCAAAAAGAATATATTAATAACCAACCTAACTTAAAACGTGCTTTAGACCATAGTAAAGACCAAAGTTACTTCTTATTTGCCACCACTAAAGAACAATTGGATTTCACTTATTTTCCATTAGGCCATCTAACAAAAGAGGAAACTAGGATCCATGCTAAAAGATTTAATCTAATTACCGCCGATAAACCTGATAGCCAAGATATTTGCTTTGTTCCTAATGGCGATTATGCAAATGTCATCCGCAAATCACGCCCTGAAGCCTTTAATCCTGGCAATATTGTTGATACTAACGGTAATATTATTGCAAAGCATAATGGTATTGTGAACTATACTATAGGACAAAGAAGAGGTTTAGGCATTGGCGGCAATGAAAGACCATTATATGTAGTAAAGATTGATCCTAACAATAACGAAGTTATTGTGGGCCCAGAGGAATTTTTAAGCAAAACCACCTTTACTATCCGAGATATTAACTGGATTGGTGAGCAAGATTTTGCCAACCAACCAGAATTTAATGCTTTTATTAAATTAAGGTCCACTCATAAAGGCGCATTTGCTAACATTAAGCCAACCAGTGAATTCTCAGCCGAAGTTAAATTATTTTCTCCTGAAAGGGCTATAACTCCTGGGCAGGCGTGTGTTTTCTATGATAACGACTTAGTACTTGGCGGGGGGTGGATTAATCGTAATTAG
- a CDS encoding zinc-finger domain-containing protein, producing the protein MFKEEQVKNTTSKEIWCEGEDEAIGHPKIYLEIGETNEINCPYCSMKFIYTADPY; encoded by the coding sequence ATGTTTAAAGAAGAGCAAGTAAAAAATACCACCTCAAAAGAAATATGGTGCGAAGGTGAAGATGAAGCTATAGGGCATCCAAAAATTTATCTTGAGATAGGTGAAACAAACGAAATAAACTGTCCTTATTGTAGCATGAAATTTATCTATACTGCTGATCCTTATTAG
- a CDS encoding SDR family NAD(P)-dependent oxidoreductase, with the protein MFLLNNFKNYIQIMPKDKIILVTGAAGGIGRSICKKLAISGARLIIADKNLKELEKTASLIEEVNNSFAPILINFDQTNFDMIPSLAENLYKKFGKLDGLILNAAMLGELMPITHYSPKLWHETFNTNLHANFYLLSGLEFLFKNSSSPRLVAVSDYRIRSPQAYFGAYQISKLAFQRMIEIYALEVTNPAFKVNIVEIKQAATNLAKKIAPGIDINTLPHPDELTDIFIELVSENCHYHNNKIVI; encoded by the coding sequence ATGTTTCTATTAAATAATTTTAAAAATTATATTCAAATTATGCCTAAGGATAAAATAATTTTAGTAACCGGTGCTGCAGGTGGAATTGGTAGAAGCATTTGTAAAAAGCTTGCAATATCTGGTGCTAGATTAATTATTGCTGATAAAAATTTAAAAGAATTAGAAAAAACTGCAAGCTTAATAGAAGAAGTTAACAACTCGTTTGCTCCGATATTAATAAATTTTGATCAAACCAATTTCGATATGATTCCTAGCCTTGCTGAAAATTTATATAAAAAATTTGGCAAATTAGATGGACTAATTCTTAACGCTGCAATGTTAGGTGAATTAATGCCTATCACTCACTACTCCCCTAAATTATGGCACGAAACTTTTAATACCAACCTTCATGCCAATTTTTATTTATTATCTGGTTTAGAATTTCTATTTAAAAACTCATCATCTCCACGGCTAGTGGCTGTCAGTGATTATCGCATAAGAAGCCCTCAAGCCTATTTTGGAGCTTATCAAATTTCTAAACTTGCATTTCAAAGAATGATTGAAATCTATGCATTAGAAGTTACAAACCCAGCATTTAAAGTAAATATTGTAGAAATTAAGCAAGCTGCAACGAACCTTGCAAAGAAAATAGCTCCAGGAATTGATATTAATACTTTACCCCATCCAGATGAATTAACTGATATTTTTATTGAATTAGTCAGTGAGAATTGTCATTATCATAATAATAAAATTGTTATTTAA
- a CDS encoding FtsB family cell division protein produces the protein MLLIERFEEQKINLMTIVILMMAGYFFYHAFFGNLGYVSLKSLYNEYHVLANKYDEIKAEKMILEHKVNHMQAASLDIDLSEQQIRDVLGFADPREQIIIIKKDD, from the coding sequence ATGTTACTGATTGAACGATTTGAAGAGCAAAAAATAAACCTTATGACCATTGTTATATTAATGATGGCAGGCTATTTCTTTTATCATGCCTTCTTTGGTAATTTAGGTTATGTTTCTTTAAAAAGTTTGTATAATGAATATCATGTGTTGGCTAATAAATATGATGAAATTAAAGCCGAAAAAATGATACTCGAGCATAAAGTTAATCATATGCAAGCTGCCTCATTAGATATTGATTTAAGTGAGCAGCAAATTAGAGATGTATTAGGATTTGCTGATCCTCGTGAACAAATTATTATTATCAAAAAAGATGATTAA
- a CDS encoding SH3 domain-containing protein encodes MIKNLFLILSAFFFIINNSIAKKDLPVPRFASIKSGHVNVRTGPNVRYPIKWVFIEKNEPIEVIAEFEQWRKIKDIEAQEGWVHESMLTGKRFAIITSSNTQIIYKNPDITSYKIVKIESKVRVRLDKCKLDWCRINVNDYQGWIKKDFLWGVYKNEEYK; translated from the coding sequence ATGATTAAAAACCTCTTTTTAATATTATCTGCCTTTTTTTTTATAATTAATAACAGTATAGCCAAAAAAGATTTGCCGGTTCCACGTTTTGCGAGCATTAAATCAGGGCATGTAAATGTTAGAACAGGACCTAATGTAAGATATCCGATAAAATGGGTGTTTATTGAAAAAAATGAGCCGATTGAAGTAATTGCTGAGTTTGAACAATGGCGAAAAATAAAAGATATTGAGGCCCAAGAAGGTTGGGTTCATGAATCAATGCTTACCGGTAAAAGATTTGCAATTATTACCTCTTCTAATACTCAGATTATTTATAAAAATCCTGATATTACCTCGTATAAAATTGTTAAGATTGAATCTAAAGTTAGAGTTAGACTTGATAAATGCAAGCTTGACTGGTGCCGTATTAATGTTAATGATTATCAAGGTTGGATTAAAAAAGATTTTTTATGGGGTGTATATAAAAATGAAGAATATAAATAA
- a CDS encoding ComF family protein, whose translation MSTKFKQLKFYNFFIQIFSKFINLTFPPKCLSCQEYTLTSNALCSKCWQKIEHIGNNVCVICSDFIDHLTWDEERLCKRCNKNRPYYNQVIALFFYSDQVKKLVLNYKYKDHTYLSQYFSSLLLSRLKQLNINNIDVITFIPLHIRRLLTRKFNQSGLIAQYLGNKLQLPCKSLLVRKKHTKPQNQLSFLDREKNIYDCFKINTKYQNLIKNKHILLVDDVITTGSTVSEAAKILKNHGAQTVTIVCIARTNKLSKTNLTQEFT comes from the coding sequence ATGAGCACTAAATTTAAACAATTAAAATTTTATAATTTCTTTATACAAATTTTTTCTAAATTTATCAACCTAACCTTTCCACCCAAATGTCTTTCATGCCAAGAATATACTTTAACAAGCAATGCATTATGCAGTAAGTGTTGGCAAAAAATAGAACATATTGGCAACAACGTATGTGTAATATGCAGCGACTTTATTGATCATTTAACATGGGATGAAGAAAGATTATGCAAACGCTGCAATAAAAATCGGCCTTATTATAACCAAGTAATTGCTTTGTTTTTTTATTCTGATCAGGTTAAAAAGCTGGTTTTAAATTATAAATATAAGGACCATACTTATTTATCTCAGTATTTTAGCAGCCTGCTTTTATCCCGTTTAAAACAACTTAACATCAATAATATAGATGTTATAACTTTTATACCATTGCATATCAGAAGATTATTAACTAGGAAATTCAACCAATCAGGATTAATTGCTCAATATCTTGGCAATAAATTACAATTACCATGTAAATCACTGCTAGTAAGAAAAAAACATACCAAGCCACAAAATCAGCTAAGTTTTTTAGATCGGGAAAAAAATATTTATGATTGCTTTAAGATTAATACAAAATATCAAAATTTAATTAAAAATAAACATATTTTGCTAGTTGATGATGTGATTACTACCGGTAGCACTGTAAGCGAGGCAGCCAAAATTTTAAAAAATCATGGCGCCCAAACAGTAACAATTGTATGTATTGCCCGCACTAATAAATTATCTAAAACAAATTTAACGCAAGAATTTACCTAA
- a CDS encoding methyltransferase domain-containing protein, with protein MLIFNRQSFFLHRYRALKNFDQYDFLIKEVAFNIIDRLFDFEKTFDICVDIGARKGYFRNLVGHKVLNLIETEYGESNLSANSGVNISKIVTDDEVLPFANIDLILSNLNLHFVNDLPGALVQIKHALTPGGIFIGTMFAHPTLSILKEAMLEYELNKYNQVSPHIIPMVDLTQAASLLQRAGFAMPVVDSFEIQAEYDSLLGLFKDLKGMGETNILKKMKNYGLSKDSLLEIEQIYRKLCDGKIIANFEILTLTGFRS; from the coding sequence GTGCTCATTTTTAATCGTCAGTCCTTCTTTTTACATAGATATAGAGCGCTTAAAAATTTTGATCAATATGATTTCCTAATAAAAGAAGTAGCTTTTAATATTATTGATCGGTTATTTGATTTTGAAAAAACTTTTGATATCTGTGTGGATATCGGAGCCAGAAAAGGCTATTTTAGAAATTTAGTGGGCCATAAGGTTCTTAATTTAATTGAAACAGAATATGGAGAATCCAACCTTTCTGCTAATTCAGGTGTTAACATCTCAAAAATAGTTACAGATGATGAAGTATTGCCATTTGCAAATATTGATTTAATCCTTTCTAACCTCAATTTACATTTTGTAAATGATTTGCCTGGAGCGTTAGTTCAAATTAAGCATGCTTTAACTCCGGGTGGTATTTTTATTGGTACTATGTTTGCTCATCCCACATTAAGCATCTTAAAAGAAGCAATGCTCGAATATGAGTTAAATAAATATAATCAAGTAAGTCCGCATATTATTCCTATGGTCGATTTAACTCAAGCGGCAAGCTTGCTTCAGCGGGCGGGATTTGCTATGCCGGTAGTAGATTCATTTGAAATTCAAGCGGAATATGATTCTCTTTTAGGACTTTTTAAAGATTTAAAAGGTATGGGTGAGACAAATATACTGAAAAAAATGAAAAACTATGGACTTAGCAAAGATTCGCTGTTAGAAATAGAACAAATTTATCGTAAGCTTTGTGATGGCAAAATTATTGCCAATTTTGAAATTTTAACTCTTACAGGTTTTAGATCTTAA
- the dnaX gene encoding DNA polymerase III subunit gamma/tau, with amino-acid sequence MSENYLALARKYRPLNFDDLVGQESIVTFFKNAFDSNRIHHAYLFTGIRGVGKTTTARIIAKSLNCIGNDDNHQPTIKICGECIHCKSVVEDRHVDVLEMDAASKTSIEDVKDIIEFTKYLPVSSRYKVIIIDEVHMLSTKAFNALLKTLEEPPSRVIFIFATTEIRKVPITILSRCQRFDLRRLTTGELTSHLSNICNKEQVAFELSALEIIAHSSEGSVRDSLSILDQAINISYAINQTLVTEEIVIKLLGRADYNNIFELFQCLVEANIEAVIAKLRDFHNLGCDTKFLIETLMSFVHYLMLLKSTKLSDQNFFLSQEKLTKLNLLAEKLSVPVLSRLWSMLLKGLEEIRSCPQELMALEVLMIRICHVKVYPTSIDMLNGGEEGGGDTTSQVNLVAKDNKQANMNFMLAPKLESIAKEQVKFNNLLEIIQYLRNKNEMVIAFQLERYASLVSLHNEYLEVNITADFDNNTISKLKQKLLEYTGNPWQVVCSEAQGDKTVYEQKQLNFYKQVADIKEHPKLLKLFKNFPNAEVISIKDLNTTH; translated from the coding sequence ATGTCTGAAAACTATCTCGCTTTAGCGCGCAAATATCGTCCTTTAAATTTTGATGATTTAGTTGGACAGGAATCAATCGTGACATTTTTTAAAAATGCTTTTGATTCAAATCGTATCCATCATGCATATCTTTTTACCGGTATCAGGGGAGTAGGAAAAACTACTACTGCAAGAATAATTGCTAAGTCCCTTAACTGTATTGGCAATGATGATAATCATCAACCGACTATTAAGATTTGTGGCGAATGTATCCATTGTAAATCAGTGGTAGAAGATAGGCATGTAGATGTGCTAGAGATGGATGCTGCTAGCAAAACTAGTATTGAAGATGTTAAAGATATCATTGAATTTACTAAATACTTGCCAGTGAGTAGTAGATACAAAGTTATAATTATTGATGAAGTTCATATGCTTTCAACTAAGGCTTTTAATGCATTGCTTAAAACCTTAGAAGAACCACCTTCACGAGTAATTTTTATTTTTGCAACTACCGAAATTCGTAAGGTGCCAATTACTATTCTTTCAAGATGTCAAAGATTTGATTTAAGAAGATTAACTACCGGTGAACTTACAAGCCATTTATCAAATATATGTAATAAAGAGCAGGTGGCTTTTGAACTGTCCGCTTTAGAAATTATCGCCCATAGCAGCGAAGGGTCAGTAAGGGATAGTTTATCAATTTTAGATCAAGCAATTAATATATCTTATGCGATTAATCAAACGCTTGTTACCGAAGAAATAGTTATCAAATTACTTGGTAGAGCTGATTACAATAATATTTTTGAGTTATTTCAGTGCTTGGTAGAAGCTAATATTGAAGCTGTGATTGCAAAATTACGTGATTTTCATAACCTTGGCTGTGATACTAAGTTTCTAATTGAAACGTTAATGAGCTTTGTGCATTATCTAATGCTTTTAAAATCTACTAAGTTGTCTGATCAAAATTTTTTCTTATCTCAAGAAAAATTAACTAAACTTAATTTATTAGCTGAAAAACTATCGGTGCCGGTGCTTAGCAGATTATGGAGCATGTTGCTAAAAGGTTTAGAAGAAATAAGAAGTTGTCCGCAAGAATTAATGGCGCTTGAAGTGTTAATGATAAGAATTTGCCATGTTAAAGTTTATCCTACCTCAATTGATATGTTAAATGGCGGCGAGGAAGGAGGAGGGGATACAACTTCACAAGTTAACTTGGTAGCTAAAGATAACAAGCAAGCAAATATGAATTTTATGCTAGCTCCTAAGCTTGAGAGTATAGCAAAAGAGCAAGTTAAATTTAATAATCTGCTTGAAATTATACAATATTTAAGAAATAAAAATGAGATGGTTATAGCATTCCAGTTAGAAAGATATGCAAGCTTAGTAAGCTTACATAATGAATATCTAGAGGTTAATATAACTGCTGACTTTGATAACAATACTATAAGTAAGCTTAAACAAAAATTACTAGAATATACTGGGAATCCTTGGCAAGTGGTGTGCTCTGAAGCGCAAGGTGATAAAACAGTATATGAGCAAAAGCAGCTTAATTTTTATAAGCAAGTAGCAGATATTAAAGAACATCCTAAACTACTAAAGCTATTTAAAAATTTTCCTAATGCTGAAGTGATTTCTATTAAAGATTTAAATACAACCCATTAA